A DNA window from Cobetia marina contains the following coding sequences:
- a CDS encoding YceI family protein: protein MNDTSLTPKAFSLGKTFAGGLLAAALPLMAGQAQASDYVIDTKGQHAFIQFKISHLGYSYVLGEFKDFTGTFRYDEGQPEASSVKVEVDVDSLDSAHAERDKHIKSADFLDASEYPTASFVSTGFTSSGDGAGKLTGDLTLHGETQPITIDVDHIGGGEDPWGGYRQGFEGTTTLKLADYGIDTSKLGPAAATVDMYLVVEGIRQ, encoded by the coding sequence ATGAACGACACATCCCTGACACCCAAGGCCTTCTCGCTCGGCAAGACGTTCGCTGGCGGCCTTCTGGCAGCGGCACTCCCCTTGATGGCGGGCCAGGCTCAGGCCTCGGACTATGTCATTGACACCAAGGGCCAGCACGCCTTCATCCAGTTCAAGATCAGCCATCTCGGCTACTCCTACGTCCTGGGTGAGTTCAAGGACTTCACGGGGACCTTCCGCTATGACGAGGGTCAGCCCGAGGCGTCAAGCGTCAAGGTCGAAGTCGATGTCGACAGCCTGGACAGCGCCCACGCCGAGCGAGACAAGCACATCAAGTCCGCTGATTTCCTGGATGCTTCCGAGTACCCGACGGCGTCTTTCGTCTCCACCGGGTTCACCTCTTCCGGTGATGGTGCCGGCAAGCTGACGGGGGATCTGACACTGCATGGCGAGACGCAGCCGATCACCATCGATGTCGATCACATCGGCGGTGGCGAAGACCCCTGGGGCGGCTATCGTCAGGGCTTCGAGGGCACCACCACGCTCAAGCTCGCCGACTATGGCATCGACACCTCCAAGCTTGGGCCAGCGGCCGCGACGGTCGACATGTACCTGGTGGTGGAAGGTATCCGTCAGTAA
- a CDS encoding LysE family translocator: MTLESGLTFFLAIFLFGITPGPGILALMARGMSQGGNACVPMAVGMSLSDVCYMLAAVFGLSALATHWSELFLVIRLLGAAYLIYLGYKLWTCRPSLEDTEIPDIRGSWWRGFLQGFLISASNPKVILFYIAFLPTFMDITRLSGGDIVIAAALNLSALLIGVVPVGYAAGRIRRHLRSTRAVRRLNRSAASLMIGAGSYLALRG; the protein is encoded by the coding sequence ATGACGCTTGAATCAGGACTGACCTTCTTCCTTGCCATCTTCCTCTTCGGGATCACTCCCGGCCCCGGAATCCTCGCCCTGATGGCGCGTGGCATGAGCCAGGGAGGCAATGCCTGTGTCCCGATGGCCGTCGGCATGAGCCTCAGTGACGTCTGCTACATGCTGGCGGCCGTCTTCGGGCTCTCGGCACTGGCGACCCATTGGAGCGAGCTCTTTCTGGTCATCCGCCTGCTGGGGGCCGCCTATCTGATCTACCTGGGGTACAAGCTCTGGACCTGCCGACCCAGCCTGGAAGACACGGAAATTCCCGACATACGCGGAAGCTGGTGGCGTGGCTTCCTGCAAGGCTTCCTGATCTCGGCCTCCAACCCCAAGGTCATCCTGTTCTACATCGCCTTTCTGCCGACCTTCATGGACATCACCCGCCTGAGTGGTGGCGATATCGTGATCGCGGCCGCTCTCAATCTCAGTGCCTTGCTGATCGGGGTCGTCCCTGTCGGTTACGCCGCAGGCCGCATTCGTCGCCATCTGCGCTCGACGCGAGCCGTCAGACGCCTCAACCGCAGTGCTGCCAGCCTGATGATCGGTGCCGGCAGCTACCTCGCACTGCGTGGTTGA
- a CDS encoding putative bifunctional diguanylate cyclase/phosphodiesterase, with protein MQTSVVGPSASMGLPASDQRFRELLESLPRVAVQGYDSQRRVIYWNEASERLYGFSEQEARGRCLEALLIPDEMADIVVDAHHAWVNHGTQIPASELELKHKSGAPVPVFSHHVMLGERSDNPLMFCIDIDLAGERKVQRELDYMTRFDPLTELPNRQTFETELENMLGECQRHGDTLMVLFLDIDHFTEINDTQGYEMGDLVIRSVASRLQGFQRSQDLLSRFGGDEFVMAMPRLDYESDALSVVERIREDFQRPFQIEGRELLLRLSIGVSLYPENGNDAPELVRNADVAKHRAKQAGRDGYQFFNQEVRDAMLHQHHLAGRLQTLLSEDGGGELFLHFQPQVAARSERIESVEALMRWHAPEGPIPPTDFIKVAERTNLIERLGDWVIRQACRQQAEWHAMGIKGYRIDINISGRQAINSDVFQRLEACVAEYGLTPRDIGIELTENVLIDADVKVRDSLRALHDRGYKIAIDDFGTGYSSMSYLKMLPVTALKIDRSFVIECAQEPKDRAIMEATVFLGHRLGLEVVAEGVENIQQLELLREMRCDLIQGYYFYKPMAAADIQRLLSGGNNPPHPGAHRPSSDPTSASNGCH; from the coding sequence ATGCAGACTAGTGTTGTTGGCCCCTCGGCCAGCATGGGACTCCCCGCCAGTGACCAGCGCTTTCGCGAATTGCTGGAAAGCCTGCCACGTGTGGCAGTGCAGGGGTACGACAGCCAGCGCCGAGTGATCTATTGGAATGAGGCCAGCGAGCGACTGTATGGTTTCAGCGAGCAGGAAGCTCGAGGGCGTTGTCTTGAAGCCTTGCTGATACCGGATGAAATGGCGGACATCGTGGTGGATGCCCACCACGCGTGGGTCAATCACGGCACCCAGATCCCGGCGAGCGAGCTTGAGCTGAAGCACAAGTCAGGCGCACCGGTGCCGGTGTTCTCTCACCACGTCATGTTAGGTGAGCGGTCGGACAATCCATTGATGTTCTGCATCGACATCGATCTGGCGGGCGAGCGCAAGGTGCAGCGTGAGCTGGACTACATGACGCGATTCGATCCGTTGACCGAACTGCCCAATCGGCAGACGTTCGAGACTGAGCTCGAGAACATGCTCGGGGAGTGTCAGCGTCACGGCGATACCTTGATGGTGCTGTTCCTGGATATCGACCACTTCACCGAGATCAACGATACCCAGGGCTATGAGATGGGGGACCTCGTGATTCGCAGCGTCGCGTCGCGCTTGCAGGGGTTCCAGCGGAGTCAGGATCTACTGTCACGCTTCGGCGGCGATGAATTCGTCATGGCGATGCCGCGCCTGGATTATGAAAGTGATGCCTTGTCGGTCGTGGAGCGGATCCGCGAAGATTTCCAGCGCCCCTTCCAGATAGAAGGGCGTGAGTTGTTGCTGCGTCTGAGCATCGGCGTCAGCCTCTATCCCGAGAATGGCAATGATGCGCCGGAACTGGTGCGCAATGCGGACGTCGCCAAGCACCGAGCGAAGCAGGCCGGGCGTGATGGATATCAGTTCTTCAACCAGGAAGTGCGCGATGCCATGCTGCATCAGCATCATCTGGCGGGGCGCCTTCAGACGCTGCTGAGCGAGGATGGGGGTGGCGAGCTGTTCCTCCACTTCCAGCCTCAGGTCGCGGCGCGCAGTGAGCGTATCGAGTCGGTAGAGGCGCTGATGCGCTGGCATGCGCCCGAGGGGCCCATTCCCCCGACTGACTTCATCAAGGTGGCAGAGCGCACCAATCTGATCGAGCGCCTGGGTGACTGGGTGATTCGCCAGGCATGTCGCCAGCAGGCCGAGTGGCATGCCATGGGGATCAAGGGCTATCGGATCGATATCAATATCTCCGGGCGTCAGGCGATCAACAGCGACGTCTTCCAGCGTCTTGAGGCATGCGTGGCGGAATATGGCCTGACGCCACGGGACATCGGCATCGAGCTGACCGAGAACGTGTTGATCGATGCTGACGTCAAGGTGCGCGATAGCCTGCGTGCCCTGCACGACAGAGGCTACAAGATCGCGATCGATGATTTCGGGACCGGCTACTCCTCGATGAGCTACCTCAAGATGCTGCCGGTGACGGCGCTCAAGATCGATCGCTCCTTCGTGATCGAATGTGCTCAGGAACCCAAGGATCGCGCCATCATGGAAGCGACGGTCTTCCTCGGGCATCGACTGGGGCTGGAGGTGGTGGCCGAGGGGGTGGAGAATATCCAGCAACTCGAGCTGTTGCGTGAAATGCGCTGTGATCTCATTCAGGGATACTACTTCTACAAGCCCATGGCGGCGGCGGATATCCAGCGGCTGCTGTCCGGGGGCAACAACCCGCCTCATCCTGGCGCCCATCGCCCGTCCAGTGATCCAACCAGTGCATCCAACGGTTGCCATTGA
- a CDS encoding 2OG-Fe dioxygenase family protein, translating to MNIVNRGVRQLADASRKLTLDQSALNDRYPATSSEDSALSLPRISEYWPTSVHEELARQHWSKATITPHIDLNAWQGFLDNLPRDPYVNTRWKRMSWLHLNDQMEVETLGECPMAQGGRFNDAASMADRLRYYDPLEAAFTERDDVRAFVKAWADMWGIGPREPILMQITGVRGDGTIDPLQGQGIHADGCKYLSILVLNRENVSGAINTLYRDKAGSELLATTELAPGEVLHIHDDQLFHSVSSITQDNAGQHFERFIIIINCSFIDEFQNRMLRRHFPGAVLNDCE from the coding sequence ATGAACATCGTAAACCGTGGTGTACGTCAGCTGGCCGATGCTTCCCGTAAACTCACTCTGGACCAGAGCGCTCTCAACGATCGCTACCCGGCAACGTCATCAGAGGATAGCGCTCTCTCGCTGCCCAGGATCTCTGAGTACTGGCCGACAAGCGTGCATGAGGAGCTGGCTCGTCAGCACTGGAGCAAGGCAACGATCACTCCACACATTGACTTGAACGCCTGGCAGGGTTTCCTGGACAACCTTCCCCGTGACCCTTACGTCAACACACGATGGAAGCGCATGTCCTGGCTGCACCTGAATGACCAGATGGAAGTCGAAACCCTTGGCGAGTGCCCGATGGCGCAGGGTGGACGCTTCAATGATGCTGCCAGCATGGCGGACCGCCTGAGATACTACGATCCGCTGGAAGCGGCGTTCACCGAGCGCGACGACGTGCGCGCCTTCGTCAAGGCCTGGGCCGACATGTGGGGCATCGGGCCGCGTGAGCCGATCCTGATGCAGATCACGGGTGTCCGCGGCGACGGCACCATTGACCCTCTCCAGGGACAAGGCATTCACGCCGATGGCTGCAAGTACTTGAGCATTCTGGTACTCAATCGCGAGAACGTCAGTGGTGCCATCAATACCCTCTACCGCGACAAGGCCGGCAGCGAGTTGCTGGCGACCACCGAGCTGGCACCGGGAGAGGTTCTGCACATCCATGATGACCAGCTGTTCCACAGCGTCAGCTCCATCACTCAGGATAACGCGGGCCAGCACTTCGAGCGCTTCATCATCATCATCAACTGCTCATTCATCGATGAGTTCCAGAACCGCATGCTGCGTCGTCACTTCCCGGGGGCAGTCCTGAACGACTGCGAGTGA